A part of Caloenas nicobarica isolate bCalNic1 chromosome 10, bCalNic1.hap1, whole genome shotgun sequence genomic DNA contains:
- the LOC135992563 gene encoding olfactory receptor 14J1-like, producing the protein MPNSSSITQFLLLAFTDTRELQLLHFWLFLGIYLAALLGNSLIITTIACDQHLHTPMYFFLLNLSLLDLGFISTTVPKSLASSLWDTRAISYIGCVTQVFFGFFLMSAEFFVLTVMSYNRYIAICKPLHYGTLLGSRACVHMAAAAWASGFLHALLHTANVFSIPLCRANALDQFFCEIPQILKLSCSDTYLREVWLTLFSTFLVWSCFIFIVVSYTQIFRAVLRFPSEQGRHKAFSTCLPHLAVVSLFIGTGAFAYLKPPSISSPSLDLLVSVLYSVVPPAVNPLIYSMRNQELKESISKVTAQMVLNSGKFSITPQA; encoded by the coding sequence atgcccaacagcagctccatcacccagttcctcctcctggcattcacagacacacgggagctgcagcttttgcacttctggctcttcctgggcatctacctggctgctctcctgggcaacagcctcatcatcaccaccatagcctgtgaccagcacctccacacccccatgtacttcttcctcctcaacctctccctccttgatCTGGGCTTCATCTctaccactgtccccaaatccctgGCCAGTTCCCTCTGGGataccagggccatctcctataTAGGATGTGTCACCCAGGTTTTTTTCggtttttttctcatgtcagcagaattttttgttctcactgtcatgtcctacaACCGCTACATCGcaatctgcaaacccctgcactacgggaccctcctgggcagcagagcttgtgtccacatggcagcagctgcctgggccagtgggtttcttcatgctctgctgcacacggccaatgtGTTTTCCATACCTCTCTGCAGGGCtaatgccctggaccagttcttctgtgaaatcccccagattctcaagctctcctgttcagacacctacctcagggaagtttggcttACCTTATTTAGTACTTTTTTAGTTTggtcatgtttcatttttattgtggtCTCCTATAcgcagatcttcagggctgtgctgaggttcccctctgagcagggacggcacaaagccttttccacgtgcctccctcacctggccgtggtctccctgtttatTGGCACTGGtgcatttgcctacctgaagcccccttccatctcctctccttccctggacctgctggtgtctgttctgtactcggtggtgcctccagcagtgaaccccctcatctacagcatgaggaaccaggagctgaagGAGTCCATCAGCAAAGTTACTGCACAGATGGTTCTCAATAGCGGTAAGTTTTCCATCACTCCTCAGGCATGA